Proteins encoded by one window of Candidatus Eisenbacteria bacterium:
- a CDS encoding SGNH/GDSL hydrolase family protein, producing the protein MHVRTGTLVGALLAVALAGPAASHASGRLCPSDKANAAGKESLCRARCDAAALRSGSGPSSDCHDRCRSKLGLAWARADRKGDCIVAGDEGAVADQVGALVVALEGTLGLAGRSACTGKQYQYAGRRASCRLKCHATAIRQSVPVSSACLDGCDRSFQGRCLGANAAGGCLVPVSCAGVASTVDAFVDGTVTALLTATTTTTTSTTTPPTSTTAPACIGCVADGNGNGVREWMMVGDSNTTFIACAYPIVLQSRYDPLDVTILDEGDFGSSAASWVAGDVLAPLLAAFDPDAVLISLGTNDIVVGTAEAAWANLQQLYDQAAAWCHANGDCVVPFVATVPPIYSPPDPVDYNPEIQALNALIRASVPAERVVDFDSWMPATWDASVMWRDTDGRHLGCGGHAIRADVCEAVLDRTP; encoded by the coding sequence ATGCATGTCCGCACGGGCACACTCGTGGGCGCGCTCCTCGCCGTCGCGCTCGCAGGACCCGCAGCGTCGCATGCGTCCGGTCGACTCTGTCCGAGCGACAAGGCGAACGCGGCTGGGAAGGAGAGTCTGTGCAGGGCGCGCTGTGACGCCGCCGCGTTGCGCAGCGGCTCTGGCCCCAGCTCGGACTGCCACGATCGATGCCGCTCGAAGCTGGGGCTCGCCTGGGCCCGCGCCGATCGCAAGGGGGACTGCATCGTCGCCGGGGACGAGGGTGCGGTCGCCGACCAGGTCGGCGCGCTCGTCGTCGCGCTGGAGGGTACGCTCGGGCTCGCCGGACGGAGCGCGTGCACGGGCAAGCAGTACCAGTACGCCGGCCGGCGTGCGTCCTGCCGCCTCAAGTGTCACGCGACCGCGATCCGGCAGAGCGTGCCCGTGTCGTCGGCCTGTCTCGACGGGTGTGATCGCTCCTTCCAGGGGCGATGCCTCGGCGCGAACGCCGCGGGCGGATGCCTGGTGCCGGTATCGTGCGCGGGGGTCGCTTCGACGGTCGATGCATTCGTCGACGGGACCGTCACGGCGTTGCTGACCGCCACCACCACGACCACCACGTCGACGACCACGCCGCCGACCTCGACGACCGCGCCCGCGTGCATTGGTTGCGTGGCCGACGGGAACGGGAACGGCGTCCGGGAATGGATGATGGTCGGGGACTCGAACACCACCTTCATCGCGTGCGCGTACCCGATCGTGTTGCAGAGCCGGTACGATCCGCTCGACGTGACCATCCTCGACGAGGGCGATTTCGGATCGTCCGCCGCCTCGTGGGTCGCGGGCGACGTCCTCGCTCCGTTGCTCGCGGCATTCGATCCCGACGCCGTCCTCATCTCCCTCGGGACGAACGACATCGTAGTGGGGACCGCGGAGGCGGCCTGGGCAAACCTGCAACAGCTCTACGATCAGGCGGCGGCCTGGTGTCATGCGAACGGCGACTGCGTGGTGCCGTTCGTTGCGACCGTGCCACCGATCTATTCGCCCCCGGATCCGGTCGACTACAATCCGGAGATCCAGGCGCTCAACGCGCTCATTCGCGCCTCCGTCCCGGCCGAGCGGGTCGTGGACTTCGATTCGTGGATGCCCGCGACGTGGGACGCTTCCGTCATGTGGCGGGACACCGACGGCCGGCATCTCGGCTGCGGCGGCCATGCGATCCGGGCGGACGTCTGCGAGGCCGTTCTCGATCGAACGCCGTAG
- a CDS encoding UDP-glucuronic acid decarboxylase family protein: MGRVLITGGAGFIGSHLCERFLADGDDVICMDNFLTGSPDNIAHLFANPRFSFIQQDVTNYIYVAGAVDAILHFASPASPVDYLEKPIQTLKVGSLGTHKALGLAKVKNARFLLASTSECYGDPLVHPQNEDYWGNVNPIGPRGVYDEAKRFAEAMTMAYHRTHGVQTRIVRIFNTHGPRMRLNDGRVVPNFAAQALRGEPITVYGDGSQTRSFCYVADLVEGIVRLLRSDYDKGPVNLGNPTETTILQFAEKIRALTGSKSEIVFRPLPVDDPKVRNPDITRARKLLGWEPKVGLEDGLRKTIEYFKGKV; the protein is encoded by the coding sequence CTCGCACCTCTGCGAGCGCTTCCTGGCCGACGGCGACGACGTGATCTGCATGGACAACTTCCTCACGGGGTCGCCGGACAACATCGCGCACCTGTTCGCGAATCCGCGTTTCTCGTTCATCCAGCAGGACGTGACGAACTACATCTACGTCGCGGGCGCGGTCGACGCGATCCTGCACTTCGCGTCGCCGGCGAGCCCGGTCGACTACCTCGAGAAGCCGATCCAGACCCTCAAGGTCGGCTCGCTCGGCACGCACAAGGCCCTCGGCCTCGCCAAGGTGAAGAACGCGCGCTTCCTGCTCGCGTCGACGTCGGAATGCTACGGCGATCCGCTCGTGCACCCGCAGAACGAGGACTACTGGGGAAACGTGAACCCCATCGGCCCGCGCGGCGTGTACGACGAGGCGAAGCGCTTCGCCGAGGCCATGACCATGGCCTACCACCGCACGCACGGCGTGCAGACGCGCATCGTGCGCATCTTCAACACGCACGGCCCGCGTATGCGGCTCAACGACGGGCGTGTCGTGCCGAACTTCGCGGCGCAGGCGCTCCGCGGCGAGCCCATCACCGTGTACGGCGACGGCTCGCAGACGCGCAGCTTCTGCTACGTGGCCGACCTGGTCGAGGGGATCGTGCGCCTGCTGCGCTCGGACTACGACAAGGGCCCGGTGAACCTCGGCAACCCGACCGAGACGACCATCCTGCAGTTCGCCGAGAAGATCAGAGCGCTCACCGGCTCGAAGAGCGAGATCGTCTTCCGCCCCCTGCCGGTCGACGACCCGAAGGTGCGGAACCCCGACATCACGCGCGCCCGGAAGCTCCTCGGCTGGGAACCGAAGGTGGGCCTCGAAGACGGCCTGCGCAAGACGATCGAGTACTTCAAGGGCAAGGTATGA
- a CDS encoding NAD-dependent epimerase/dehydratase family protein encodes MKILVTGGAGFIGSHVVDLCLSAGHEVLVVDNLATGKRENLNPKARFFELDILDPKTADLIRAEKPDVLNHHAAQMDVRKSVADPIFDARTNILGTIELLKAARDAQVKKVLLVSSGGAVYGEQEAFPAPETHPTWPVSPYGVSKRASELYAYFFMSEYKLPFCAFRYANVYGPRQDPHGEAGVVAIFSGKMLRGEPVTVNGDGTQTRDYVYVGDVARMSLLALEKDATGPVNIGTGVETDVNRLAALLLEVSASKSEVRHGPAKPGEQRRSVVDVRHAAAAFGWKPEVPIKDGLRRTVEFFRQKQDRDG; translated from the coding sequence ATGAAGATCCTGGTGACGGGCGGTGCGGGCTTCATCGGCTCGCACGTGGTGGACCTGTGTCTGTCGGCCGGCCACGAGGTCCTGGTCGTCGACAACCTCGCGACCGGGAAGCGCGAGAACCTGAACCCGAAAGCGCGCTTCTTCGAGCTCGACATCCTCGATCCCAAGACCGCCGATCTCATCCGTGCCGAGAAGCCCGACGTCCTGAACCATCACGCCGCCCAGATGGACGTGCGGAAGTCGGTCGCCGACCCGATCTTCGACGCGCGCACGAACATCCTCGGCACGATCGAGCTGCTGAAGGCGGCGCGCGACGCGCAGGTGAAGAAGGTGCTGCTCGTGTCGTCGGGCGGCGCGGTCTACGGCGAGCAGGAGGCGTTCCCGGCGCCGGAGACGCATCCGACCTGGCCCGTGAGCCCCTACGGCGTCTCGAAGCGGGCGAGCGAGCTGTACGCCTACTTCTTCATGAGCGAGTACAAGCTCCCGTTCTGCGCCTTCCGCTACGCCAACGTCTACGGCCCGCGGCAGGATCCGCACGGCGAGGCGGGGGTCGTCGCGATCTTCTCGGGCAAGATGCTGCGCGGCGAGCCCGTCACGGTGAACGGCGACGGCACGCAGACGCGCGACTATGTCTACGTGGGCGACGTCGCGCGTATGAGCCTGCTCGCACTGGAGAAGGACGCGACGGGTCCGGTCAACATCGGCACCGGCGTCGAGACCGACGTGAACCGCCTGGCGGCGCTGCTGCTCGAGGTCTCGGCGAGCAAGAGCGAGGTGCGCCACGGTCCGGCGAAGCCGGGCGAGCAGCGCCGCAGCGTGGTCGACGTCCGGCATGCCGCGGCGGCGTTCGGGTGGAAGCCCGAGGTGCCCATCAAGGACGGGCTGCGTCGCACTGTGGAGTTCTTCCGGCAGAAGCAGGACCGCGACGGCTGA